AATGACCCAGCCGATCGGCTGGCGCGACTCGGCACCGGCGCCGGTGGCGATGGCGAGCGGCACCGCACCCAGCACCATCGCGGCGGTGGTCATCAGGATCGGCCGCAGGCGCAGGGTGGTCGCCTCGATCACCGCCTCGAATTTCTCCTTTCCACCATCGCGCAGCTGGTTGGCGAACTCCACGATCAGGATGCCGTGCTTGGTGATGAGGCCGATCAGCATCACCAGTCCGATCTGGCTGTAGACATTGAGCGTGCTGCCGGTGAGCTTGAGCGCGGCGAGCGCGCCGGTCATCGCGAGCGGCACGGTGAGCATGATGACGAGCGGCCCGACGAAGCTCTCGAACTGCGCTGCCAGCACGAGATAGATGAAGACGAGCGCAAGCACGAAGGTGAGATAGAGCGCCGCACCCGA
This Betaproteobacteria bacterium DNA region includes the following protein-coding sequences:
- a CDS encoding efflux RND transporter permease subunit; protein product: SGAALYLTFVLALVFIYLVLAAQFESFVGPLVIMLTVPLAMTGALAALKLTGSTLNVYSQIGLVMLIGLITKHGILIVEFANQLRDGGKEKFEAVIEATTLRLRPILMTTAAMVLGAVPLAIATGAGAESRQPIGWVIVGGLVFGTLLTLFVIPTAYTLLVGKRRKIEEEAVPAALEPAPAPK